The Streptomyces sp. 11x1 genomic sequence GGAGACGCTCGTCCAGCCCGTGTGTCACAGCGCCGAACTCCTCCTGCACGCCATCGAGGAGCACGCGACGGACAAGAACACGTCGATCGAGATGTGGTGGAACGGCCAGCATCTCATCTCGGCCGTGGCCGAGAACGACCGAGAGCTGCGCCCCGACCGGGAGTTGCGCCCCTGCCTGACCCGTATCGCCGCGCTCAGCGACGGCTGGGGCTGCTGTTCCACGGACACCGGCAGCACGGTCATCTGGTTCACCCAACGGGCCCCCGTCGACCAGAGCGTGCCCCTGGTGCCGAGGGCACCCGAGCCGGCCCTGCGCGCGATGCTCCAGGTGCCCCGCGAGCTGCCCGTCGCGACGCTCGCCGGTGCGCCCGGCGGCGCGGCCCCGGACATCCTCGAAGACGCGCGGTGACCGTGCGTCCGGACCGCGAAGGGGTGCCCGTGTGGAGCGGGCACCCCTACCCGCTGGGCGCCTCCTACGACGGCACCGGAACCAACTTCGCCCTCTTCAGCGAGGTCGCCGACGGCGTCGACCTCGTGCTCGTCGACGACGCGGGCCGCCATCGCACCGTTCCGCTCACCGAGGCCGACGGTTTCGTCTG encodes the following:
- a CDS encoding pep a2 — its product is MKTEVPRYYHLDVEVSPERVGQVSRILAAHLRFWDLETLVQPVCHSAELLLHAIEEHATDKNTSIEMWWNGQHLISAVAENDRELRPDRELRPCLTRIAALSDGWGCCSTDTGSTVIWFTQRAPVDQSVPLVPRAPEPALRAMLQVPRELPVATLAGAPGGAAPDILEDAR